The nucleotide sequence CAAAGAAGTTTTTAATGGCCAAGAAGCAAAGTGCCACTGATGTCACATTCTGAAGAATGTCTCAGGCCACCTCTGTCCATGTAGGACTACCAAAGCCCATTGCTCTGTACCCAAAATGCAATAGCtcacctcccctgcccctgcaAATGTTTATGATTGCCAAGAACAGGTAATAACCTAGGAAGGGAATCTCAATCCACAAGTAGTAATTTGTGTGAACATCTGAAGATGCCAGCTATAAAATATATTGGGACACAAGCCATTATTATCGATGACACCATTCACTATAACTATTTTGTCTGGAGTTATATGGTTGGAGTTGGGGGGGTGGGGCGCAAGAAACCTAAGCCTGAGCATAAGCAGGTGCCCTAAATAAGGGTGTTTATAGCAGTGCCTCTCAAACCGGGCTATACATTTCAACCACCTGGggagtgttttaaaaaaaaaaacaatatgatGCTTGAGCCCAACTCCAGATCTGTGGCATTAAAGCCTCAGAGAATGAGGCCTAGTGTCATAGGTTTTAAAAGTTCCACAGATGATCCTTGAGCATACTGAGTACTGGGAGCCAAAAATCAGCACCACCTCAGGAGCTTTCACACCTACTGACCCGGGACCTGGAGCTTCAGATACTTTGTGCAGGGCCTACAGTATCAAAACCTTAACGAGTGCACCAGATGATGCTCAGACACAACAGGCATGAGTTTCATTGCTCTCTAGGGCAGTGCATCTCAAGCTTTAAGGCACAGAAGAATCACCTGGGGCTTTTGTTACATGTAGGAGTTTGTTAAATACACAAATGCTTGGATCCCAAGTgtagagattctgattcatttgGTGTAGGGTAGGACTTCACAATCACCCACATGCAACTCCGAAGCAGATAGTCCCTAGCCTGTGCTTTAGGAAACACTCCCAGGGACATAGAGATGAGTTAGACTCAGTACCTGTCCTCAGGGAGTTTATAAGTtaatagaggaaataaaagtaaattgtTAAAGAACAACTTCTCGTGGCTTCTAGGGTTCAACAATAGACTGCATTATTAAAGGAAGTGGCAAGGtttcaagtaaaaagaaaaaaaagggaaatgtaCTCTGACAGGGAAAAGAAATACTATAAAGCTTGCCTCAATGCAGGAAACAAGATTTACAAATTACCTTTAGAGTTTTAAcctattcacttatttttaagtAGTCTAATATAGACATAGCAAATATCACATCAAAGCTGTGACTGAAAATTATGTTATATGaaagctataattaaaaagatcaTTGACTAACATGAAAACAGAAGTTATAAGATCACATTAAAATGTAATATGTACACGTATAcacatagatatatatgtatacgtgtaaatgtatatataatcatACACTTCCAAAGATCTGAAAGCATCTTACTAACTTTGCAGCTAAATGGCTCATTCTGGCAATCCTATGGAAAATGTCACAGGTAGATCTGAGACTATAAATAAGCTATTGATTTGGTCGTAGAATTTGCAGGTATGAGTGTAGAGAATCTATAAAATCATTTTGTTACTAATGTGGGCAGAGAGATAGGCCAAAACTGTCCGTCCAACAGACCAGAATGTGTATAAAGACTGTCATTTTGAACTGCTTTTGTATGGGAGCTGAATGAGGTATGGAATGCCCTATGGGATTGTATGCTCTGGCCATAGCCTTGAAAAGGCAAATGTATCTGAGTTTGGCACAGTTTCTTGGAGGAAATATGAGGAAGAGGACTTCATACCCTCATCCACAGCAACAGGCACCATAAACATATATTGAACATCTACTGTGTGTAAGGTAATGCAGAGCCAAGCCCCTCCCCTACAGAGCTTATATTTTAGTTGGGGAGACAGGGCACGCACAGAATGAGGTGAAGGACCAGTTTAACAGACCACGTGCTcaatgagagagagaagtgagagcGGGGCAGGTCAGAGAAGCTTCCTAAAGGAAGTGGTACTTGAGCTGGGCCTTGGAGAAAGGGTGGGAGAGCAGGGCCtcctgttcactcattcattcatttaccaaattcatgcaacaaacattcattgagtaCCTGTATGCCAGCTTCTGTGCTTGGCCTCGTGAATATAATggtaaataaaattgacagagTTCCTGTCCTGTTGCAGTTTATAACTCAGACAAGTAAATCACAGAATTTACAACACTGTAATATGTGCTGTGATAGTGGTAAACCCAGAAGAAATACATCTCAATCCAGACTACAGGATGGTGGCATGAGTTAAGGAAAACTTTCTAGAGGAAACAAGATCtaaattgatatatatatatatatatatatatttttttttaaataggcattAACCAAACAAAGAGTAGTGGAAGAGTGTTCTAAACAGCGGGAATAGCATCTTGTGAAGGCCCAGGGCAAGAGAGGCTATGGCATTCTTGTGAAGTGGAGGGAGTGTGAGccaaggagcagagggaggaagagatgggGTGTGTACCAGGGACACTGTGGACACCAGTCAGGTGGAGATGGGTCTGGCAGGTTAGGAGGCAAAGGAGTCTGTATTCTACCCTAGGAGCGGTGGGCACTCACTGAAGGTTACTGAGCCAGGAGAGGGGAACACAGGCAAAGGCCAGGTTAGGAAGATGAATCCATGAGTGTCAGCAGGGCGGCAAGATGCCTCAGGGCAGGCTCTTATCAAGGTTCAGATCACTAACAAATTCTTCATCTAACTATATTCCCCTACCCCGTGGttgcttctcctctcctcccctatGCATAGTACTTCCCAGTAGGATGGGCCATTGCCTGAAATCTGAGCTAACTACACTCCTGCTGGATGAGTATGAAGTTTCCATCTATGACCTGAACGGAGACAAGAAGGGACGAGAAATCTGGCCAAACTACTATGCACAGGCACACGGGCTTGTTTTTGTCCTGGATTCCAGCGACTTAGAACGCATGCAGGAAGTGAAGATCATCCTAACACGTCTGCTGTCTGACAAAAGAGTGGCAGGGAAACCCATCCTGCTGTAAGACTCTGCCTTTGTGctccatttccccttcccatTTTGTGCTTTCAGAAGAGAATTAGACACAGGAAGGGCTGGGGGATCCCTTTGTCACCTCCATCTAGACCTCCTCGTCCCTTTGGCTCAGTGAGGGGGAATGACCCAGTCCTCTGGGGGCTATTTCCAAGAGCCACTTTCTATGACACATGGGGGAACATGTTACCAAACTGTGCAAAGATAACTTTGAAGGCAAGCatcagagagaaatggagagtgaTATCTGGATCTTCCACCCCCATCCCTCGACTCTTCCTGAATACTGCCTTCCTGAGTTTGCTTCTCTTTTCTGGCTTCAGTATCTGATCCTGAGACAGTGGCAGAAAACATCCCCTATTTTGTATAATTGATGCCATGGCTGTCTCCCTTGGTAGACTGTCCAATGGTTTATCTAACTAGCACTCACTCCAGGGTAGTGATTCAGGTGGCCTGGCagtcctcacccctcccccactcccttttCGCCCTTTTCGTTCCTCATTAGCACCCCTAACTCAAGCATGAAGAGAGTTTGGAAGAGAATGTGAAAACTCCAAATCTGTTCATATCCCAGCTaacaattttaattaaagtttgACGGCGTAGTGTAGAGGAAGTTAGAAATGAGGCTTGGGGATTATCCTAGATTCAAATTATTTGTGGTATTCTTTCGTCCACTGAGAGCTGGCTAGAAAAACGTCTGGCTCGTCTCATTGGGTATGTCTTTAAAGCAAGTTCCTGGATATGCAGCAGTTGTACCAGAAATGGttctctcccctttcccttcttttcttgcCCTTGGCCTCTGTCTCTGTTTcgctctccctctcttcttccctccctctctcctatgCCCTGCTCTAGCATGGCAAACAAACAAGACAAGAAGGACGCCCTCTTACCTTGTGATATTGTCAAATATCTACTCCTGGAAAGGCTAGTGAATGAGAACAAGTCCCTGTGCCGAGTGGTAAGTGTCAACCCCTCCCCACCTTGAGCCTAGCTGATGCATCCCTCGGCCCATTCCATAATCAGCCCCATAGGCTGGGTCTCAGGCAAAACGTCTCCCCATGAGGCAACATCTACAATGATGATTTCTGACCCAATGGTGATAATAAatatcacattcttttttttttttttttgaggaagattagccctgagctaactgctgccaatcctccttttttcactgaggaagactggccctgagctaacacccatgctcatcttcctctactttatatgtgggacgcctaccacaacatggcgtgccaagcggtgccatgttcactgttcacacccgggatcggaaccggtgaaccctgggccaccaagaagcagaatgtgtgaacttaaccgctgcaccactgggccggcccaaatATCACATTCTTATAACACTTTCACATCTGTTTTCTCATTAGGTATTCAAAATAGCTGTGTAAAGTTGAACGTTTCAAAATCCTCATTTTATGTCTAAGAAAGCTAAGGCTCAGAGACTCtgagtgactttcccaaggtcacacatccaAGATATTACACCACAATCACTTTATTAAAGGACCTTAGCTTTTGTATCTTTCATTTACCTTCTCAGGAGTGAATGCTGAGTGTCTCCCAGGAAGTCTTACAGCCTCTCTAGGCACAGTAGAGCTTATATGTACCTCTGCTCTTTGGCTGAGAGTGATTGAGACTCTGGGCCCCAAGGGTCCCAGGCTCCTGGGCTGGAgccctctcttgtctttttgacgcAGGAACCCTGTTCAGCCATCAATAACCTCCAAAGAAGGAACCATCAGTCCATAATTGAAGGGTTACGCTGGCTGTTAGCTGCTATTGGGGATAAATATGAAGAGCTATGTACTCGTCAACAGCCACTCACCTCGAGCCTTCCAACCTCCAAGAGTACC is from Equus asinus isolate D_3611 breed Donkey chromosome X, EquAss-T2T_v2, whole genome shotgun sequence and encodes:
- the ARL13A gene encoding ADP-ribosylation factor-like protein 13A, coding for MFRLLTSCWSRLKTTQETRRSVTIIIIGLDNSGKTVLLEVFQRLLPSRMGHCLKSELTTLLLDEYEVSIYDLNGDKKGREIWPNYYAQAHGLVFVLDSSDLERMQEVKIILTRLLSDKRVAGKPILLMANKQDKKDALLPCDIVKYLLLERLVNENKSLCRVEPCSAINNLQRRNHQSIIEGLRWLLAAIGDKYEELCTRQQPLTSSLPTSKSTRGSGARWSSDSFTTRMGTSKAKRQHLGPCSMEARPLKPILHVNGSLNVIAPRTNP